GAACAGCTCAACGGTAAGAGTGTCACCCACCTTCAGCTCGGCAAGCTTGGCAGCATCGGCAGTGAACTCCTTCAGGCCACGACCGGCTTCAACACCGGCTTTGGCGAAGTGGCCGGCTTCGGCCTTCAGCACACGATTTGCCTTCTTGGAGCCATAGGCCACCTGAACGGCATTGTAGCCATCGGTGTCGGCAGTTTTGATTTGCGTGACGCGATTGGCGGACATGTCCAGCACCGTCACCGGGATGGACTGACCATCCTCGGCGAAGACGCGAGTCATACCGACCTTGCGACCGACAAGACCTAAACTCATCGTTATTTCCTTCAAGAGGCGGCGGTTGCGATTGACCGCCAATAACAAAACGGGCTCACCCTATTGGGTGAGCCCGCGAATCTAACACAGAAAATTCTTTAACCGCAAGCACTTAGGCGGTCATTTCTGCAACTTGCGACGCTTTGAGCATCTGGACTGGCCGGCATTCCGAAAAATGCCGGACCAGACTTCTCTTACTGCAGCTTGATCTCGACGTCGACACCGGCCGGCAGATCGAGCTTCATCAATGCGTCGACAGTCTTGTCGGTCGGATCGATGATATCCATCAGGCGCAGGTGAGTGCGGATTTCAAACTGGTCGCGCGAAGTCTTGTTGACGTGCGGCGAACGCAGAATGTCGAAACGCTCGATCTTGGTCGGCAGCGGCACCGGACCCTTGACGACAGCGCCGGTACGCTTGGCGGTGTCAACGATTTCTTGGGCCGAACGGTCGATCAGGTGGTAATCGAATGCCTTCAGGCGAATGCGGATTTTCTGGTTTTGCATGAGAAACCGCTCCGATTACTTGATGA
This genomic window from Laribacter hongkongensis DSM 14985 contains:
- the rpsJ gene encoding 30S ribosomal protein S10, with protein sequence MQNQKIRIRLKAFDYHLIDRSAQEIVDTAKRTGAVVKGPVPLPTKIERFDILRSPHVNKTSRDQFEIRTHLRLMDIIDPTDKTVDALMKLDLPAGVDVEIKLQ